A window of the Gossypium hirsutum isolate 1008001.06 chromosome A03, Gossypium_hirsutum_v2.1, whole genome shotgun sequence genome harbors these coding sequences:
- the LOC107886377 gene encoding agamous-like MADS-box protein AGL9 homolog, whose protein sequence is MGRGRVELKRIENKINRQVTFAKRRNGLLKKAYELSVLCDAEVALIIFSNRGKLYEFCSSSSMMKTLERYQKCSHGAPETNVSTREALELSSQQEYLKLKARYEALQRSQRNLLGEDLGPLSSKELESLERQLDSSLKLIRSTRTQYMLDQLTDLQRKEHLLNEANKSLKQRLMEGYQVHSLQLNPNADDVGYGRQPTHQPQGDVFFHPLDCEPTLQIGYQPDTISAVTGCPSVNNYMTGWLP, encoded by the exons ATGGGGAGAGGTAGGGTTGAGTTGAAGAGAATTGAGAACAAGATTAACAGGCAAGTAACTTTTGCTAAGAGAAGGAATGGGCTTTTGAAGAAAGCCTATGAGCTTTCCGTTCTTTGTGATGCAGAGGTTGCTCTCATCATCTTCTCCAATAGGGGAAAACTGTACGAGTTTTGCAGTAGTTCAAG catGATGAAAACATTGGAGAGGTACCAGAAGTGCAGCCATGGAGCACCAGAGACAAATGTTTCAACTAGGGAGGCTCTG GAGCTAAGCAGCCAGCAGGAATATCTGAAGCTTAAAGCACGTTATGAAGCCTTACAAAGGTCCCAAAG GAATTTACTTGGAGAAGATCTGGGGCCTTTGAGCAGCAAAGAGCTTGAGTCACTTGAGAGGCAGCTTGATTCTTCATTAAAGCTGATAAGATCAACGCGG ACCCAATACATGCTTGATCAGCTCACTGATCTGCAACGAAAG GAACATCTACTTAATGAAGCTAATAAGAGTCTAAAACAAAGG TTGATGGAAGGCTACCAAGTACATTCACTCCAGCTGAATCCAAATGCCGATGACGTCGGCTACGGCCGACAACCAACCCATCAGCCTCAGGGTGATGTCTTCTTCCATCCATTGGACTGCGAGCCAACGTTACAAATCGG ATATCAGCCCGATACGATATCGGCGGTCACCGGGTGCCCGAGTGTGAATAATTACATGACGGGATGGCTACCATGA